In the Cydia amplana chromosome 14, ilCydAmpl1.1, whole genome shotgun sequence genome, one interval contains:
- the LOC134653975 gene encoding enhancer of split mbeta protein-like, with the protein MILPRTMSPPHGAFHPPHAHPDEEPVSRTYQYRKVMKPMLERKRRARINRCLDELKDLMVTALQAEGENVSKLEKADILELTVRHLHSLKRRGQLVLKPEMSYTERFRAGFTQCATEVSQFIANATLAANAMQRQGPVDPQAGARLLQHLSGCIRRLENPQVVQPQPIAPNGVARPTPLPAVAQTQQPQAPQQGPERTSLHERGLKRPAEALVDVEAALAKRAYAPPSPPHSPASEPDPAQSMWRPW; encoded by the coding sequence ATGATCCTCCCGCGTACCATGTCCCCGCCGCACGGCGCTTTCCACCCGCCGCACGCGCACCCCGACGAGGAACCCGTCTCCCGCACCTACCAGTACCGCAAAGTCATGAAACCCATGCTCGAGAGGAAGCGAAGAGCCCGCATCAACCGCTGCCTCGACGAGCTCAAAGATCTCATGGTCACGGCCCTCCAAGCGGAAGGAGAAAACGTCTCCAAACTAGAAAAAGCAGACATCCTCGAACTCACCGTCCGACACCTCCACAGTCTCAAGAGAAGGGGTCAGCTCGTGTTGAAACCGGAGATGTCGTATACAGAACGCTTCCGTGCTGGATTTACACAGTGTGCTACTGAAGTGTCACAGTTTATTGCCAACGCGACGTTGGCCGCTAACGCGATGCAGCGTCAAGGCCCAGTGGACCCCCAAGCCGGGGCGAGGTTATTGCAGCATCTCAGTGGTTGTATCCGGAGGTTGGAGAATCCCCAGGTTGTGCAGCCTCAGCCGATCGCGCCTAATGGAGTCGCGCGGCCGACGCCGCTACCGGCAGTAGCGCAAACACAGCAACCACAAGCACCTCAGCAGGGTCCGGAGAGGACGTCGTTACACGAGCGAGGGTTGAAGAGGCCAGCAGAGGCGCTGGTGGACGTGGAAGCGGCGCTTGCGAAGCGAGCGTACGCGCCGCCGTCGCCGCCCCACAGCCCCGCCTCCGAGCCCGACCCCGCCCAGTCGATGTGGCGGCCCTGGTGA